A DNA window from Setaria viridis chromosome 2, Setaria_viridis_v4.0, whole genome shotgun sequence contains the following coding sequences:
- the LOC140222010 gene encoding uncharacterized protein encodes MLLLRAPTPFAYAKVEKVDAEEARHLRAQYLIQKVLEEKSPRSRPPALARVKARIGVRLKKLRLAVRSVRVRACRTLQRHLRNLRRLIALGGQQGSGEPS; translated from the coding sequence ATGCTTCTGCTGAGGGCGCCGACGCCGTTCGCGTACGCGAAGGTGGAGAAGGTGGacgcggaggaggcgcggcaCCTCAGGGCGCAGTACCTGATCCAGAAGGTGCTGGAGGAGAAGAGCCCGCggtcccggccgccggcgctggcgcgggTGAAGGCGAGGATCGGCGTGCGGCTGAAGAAGCTCAGGCTCGCCGTCCGGAGCGTCAGGGTGCGGGCGTGCCGGACCCTGCAGAGGCACCTCAGGAACCTGAGGAGGCTCATCGCGCTCGGAGGTCAGCAGGGATCAGGGgagccttcttga